One Loxodonta africana isolate mLoxAfr1 chromosome 4, mLoxAfr1.hap2, whole genome shotgun sequence genomic region harbors:
- the LOC100666044 gene encoding olfactory receptor 8S1-like: MTVLGNLTMLLVIRADSHLHTPMYFFLSHLSFLDLGFSSVAVPKLLENLLSKRKIISIERCLTQAFFVLDVGGTEIFLLCAMAYDHYAAICHPLVYSQVMSSQLCVNLVWASWSLSFLDTVINIPLAVSLNFCNAHTIPHYSCELPSLFPLSYSDVSINITVLVFSTLLHGFGTFFLIVFSYTRIVSTILSINSTTGRSKAFSRCSSHLTAVSFFYGSAFLCYLMPKSGSPLELIFSLQYCVVTPLVNPLVYSLKNKDVKAAVKRTLGKCLQWHR, encoded by the coding sequence ATGACCGTGTTGGGGAACCTGACGATGCTGCTGGTGATCAGGGCTGATTCCCAcctccacacacccatgtacttcttcctaagTCACCTCTCTTTCCTGGATCTTGGCTTCTCTTCAGTCGCTGTGCCCAAGCTGCTGGAGAACCTCCTATCTAAAAGGAAAATCATTTCAATAGAGCGCTGCCTGACTCAGGCCTTCTTTGTGCTTGATGTTGGAGGAACAGAAATCTTCCTGCTCTGTGCCATGGCCTATGACCATTATGCAGCCATCTGCCACCCTCTGGTCTACAGCCAGGTGATGAGCAGCCAGCTGTGTGTGAATCTAGTATGGGCTTCATGGAGCCTGAGTTTTCTGGACACAGTTATCAACATTCCCCTGGCTGTGAGCTTGAACTTCTGTAATGCCCATACCATCCCCCACTATAGCTGTGAGCTGCCCTCTCTCTTCCCTTTGTCCTACTCTGATGTCTCCATCAACATCACTGTCCTGGTCTTCTCTACACTCCTGCATGGCTTTGGTACATTCTTCCTGATTGTCTTCTCCTACACCCGCATTGTCTCCACCATCCTGAGCATCAACTCCACTACAGGCAGAAGCAAGGCTTTCTCCCGCTGCTCTTCCCACCTCACTGCAGTGAGCTTCTTCTATGGATCTGCTTTCCTTTGCTATCTGATGCCAAAGTCAGGCTCCCCTCTGGAGCTGATCTTCTCCTTACAATATTGTGTGGTCACTCCCCTAGTGAACCCCCTCGTCTACAGTCTGAAAAATAAAGACGTGAAGGCAGCTGTGAAAAGAACCTTGGGGAAATGTTTGCAATGGCACAGGTAG